The following proteins are co-located in the Sphingomonas panacis genome:
- a CDS encoding alpha-glucuronidase family glycosyl hydrolase: MTTGAAQAEDGYDLWLRYGQPGGSAVSIPHTSPTLAAAAAELRRGLPRTTRPIVLERATAPEVSALGLKLGALGDEGYAVRQVRLGGRAVTLVTGNSDVAILYGAFALIRHARTGGNVDTATLTSAPRIKLRMLDHWDNLDGSVERGYAGQSLWDWWTLPDFRDPRYVDYARANASIGINGTVLNNVNAKPDSLTAPYIAKAAALADIFRPYGIKVYLSARFSAPIEIGGLKTADPLDPQVAAWWKAKADEIYRAIPDFGGFLVKANSEGQPGPRDYHRSHADGANMMAAAVAPHGGIVMWRAFVYAETNAEDRAKQAYSEFKPLDGTFANNVILQVKNGAIDFQPREPFHPLFGAMPKTPLMMEFQITKEYLGFATHLAYLAPMFKETLDADTYERGPGSTVARVIDGSIEGHKLTGIAGVANIGRDRDWSGSTFNQANWYAFGRLAWDPSLPSEGIAREWAEQTLGTDPKVVDTSVAMMQGSREAVVDYMTPLGLAHQMSTSGHYGPAPWIADLKRPEWNPVYYNQADARGIGFDRTATGSDAVAQYAPPVAKIFADPKLTPERDLLWFHHVAWDRKMASGRTLWAEMIAHYDRGIDYVTGMRTRWDGLKPLVDAERWQKTATYLAIQQREARWWRDASLAYWMSLNHLPLPAGEAAPEHDLGWYKNQTFPFAPGQGK; this comes from the coding sequence GCTGCGCTATGGACAGCCCGGCGGCTCGGCGGTTTCGATTCCACACACCTCGCCGACGCTCGCTGCCGCCGCGGCCGAATTGCGGCGCGGATTGCCGCGTACCACGCGCCCGATCGTGCTGGAGCGTGCCACCGCGCCAGAGGTCAGCGCGCTCGGGCTGAAGCTCGGCGCGCTCGGGGACGAAGGCTATGCGGTGCGGCAGGTGCGACTCGGCGGCCGCGCCGTCACGCTCGTCACCGGCAACAGCGATGTGGCGATCCTCTACGGCGCGTTCGCGCTGATCCGCCACGCGCGCACCGGCGGCAATGTCGACACCGCTACCCTCACCTCAGCGCCGCGCATCAAACTGCGCATGCTCGATCATTGGGACAATCTCGACGGTTCGGTCGAGCGTGGCTACGCCGGGCAATCCTTGTGGGACTGGTGGACACTCCCCGATTTCCGCGATCCGCGCTACGTCGATTATGCGCGCGCCAACGCGTCGATCGGCATCAACGGCACCGTCCTCAACAACGTCAACGCCAAGCCGGACAGCCTGACGGCGCCGTATATCGCCAAGGCGGCGGCGCTCGCCGACATCTTCCGACCCTATGGCATCAAAGTGTATCTGTCGGCGCGCTTCTCCGCGCCGATCGAGATCGGCGGGCTGAAGACGGCCGATCCGCTTGATCCGCAGGTCGCGGCGTGGTGGAAGGCCAAGGCCGACGAAATCTACCGCGCCATCCCCGATTTCGGCGGCTTTCTGGTCAAGGCGAACAGCGAGGGCCAGCCCGGCCCGCGCGATTACCACCGCAGTCACGCCGACGGCGCCAACATGATGGCGGCGGCGGTCGCGCCGCACGGCGGCATCGTGATGTGGCGCGCCTTCGTCTATGCCGAGACCAACGCCGAGGACCGCGCCAAGCAGGCGTATAGCGAGTTCAAGCCGCTCGACGGCACCTTCGCGAACAACGTGATCCTGCAGGTGAAGAACGGCGCGATCGATTTCCAGCCGCGTGAACCGTTCCATCCGCTGTTCGGCGCGATGCCGAAGACGCCGCTGATGATGGAATTCCAGATCACCAAGGAATATCTCGGCTTCGCGACTCACCTCGCCTATCTCGCGCCGATGTTCAAAGAAACGCTCGACGCCGACACGTATGAGCGCGGCCCCGGCTCGACCGTCGCGCGCGTGATCGACGGGTCGATCGAGGGGCATAAGCTCACCGGCATCGCCGGGGTCGCCAATATCGGGCGCGACCGCGACTGGTCGGGATCGACCTTCAACCAGGCGAATTGGTATGCATTCGGGCGGCTGGCGTGGGACCCGTCGCTGCCGTCGGAAGGGATCGCGCGCGAATGGGCCGAGCAGACGCTCGGCACCGATCCCAAAGTCGTCGATACCAGCGTGGCGATGATGCAGGGATCGCGCGAAGCGGTGGTCGATTACATGACTCCGCTCGGCCTCGCCCACCAGATGAGCACGTCGGGCCATTACGGGCCAGCGCCGTGGATCGCCGATCTCAAGCGCCCCGAATGGAACCCGGTCTATTACAATCAAGCCGACGCGAGGGGCATCGGGTTCGACCGCACCGCCACCGGCAGCGACGCGGTCGCGCAATATGCGCCGCCGGTCGCGAAGATCTTCGCCGATCCCAAGCTCACGCCCGAACGCGACCTGCTGTGGTTCCACCATGTCGCATGGGACCGGAAGATGGCATCGGGCCGCACGCTCTGGGCCGAGATGATCGCGCATTACGATCGCGGTATCGACTATGTCACCGGCATGCGCACGCGCTGGGACGGGCTGAAGCCGCTGGTCGATGCCGAGCGCTGGCAGAAGACCGCGACCTATCTCGCCATCCAGCAGCGCGAGGCGCGCTGGTGGCGCGACGCGAGCCTTGCTTATTGGATGTCGCTCAATCATCTGCCGCTGCCGGCGGGCGAGGCAGCGCCCGAACATGATCTTGGCTGGTACAAAAACCAGACGTTCCCATTTGCCCCCGGACAGGGCAAATGA
- a CDS encoding LacI family DNA-binding transcriptional regulator, with the protein MREPRGLRRQRNVPTINDVAAQAGVSPMTVSRVINHEANVRDETRRRVEEAIAALNYRPSAAARTLAGGDEIRIGLLHSNPSFAYLSAFLVGSLDQASRSNVQIVVEKCDDDRSEQSAIEHLLRGRVDGIVLPPPLSDSASVLSALEATDLPVVAVATSHAPDWAMSVSIDDRQAAYDMTRHLGALGHHRIGFITGNPNLTASAERLEGYRAALIDMKLPEAPELIAEGLFTYRSGLDAADQLLELTDPPSAIFASNDDMAAAAVAIAHRRGLDVPGDLTVCGFDDTALATTIWPELTTIRQPVIDMSRMAIDMLVREIRARKASEGNVSGAHLVADYELIRRQSDAAPRRRPAARRGVRAHETQ; encoded by the coding sequence TTGAGGGAACCCCGCGGCCTCCGGCGCCAGCGCAACGTGCCGACAATCAACGATGTTGCGGCACAGGCTGGCGTGTCGCCGATGACGGTGAGCAGGGTCATCAACCACGAGGCGAACGTGCGCGACGAAACGCGCCGCCGCGTCGAGGAAGCGATCGCCGCGCTCAACTATCGCCCCAGCGCCGCGGCGCGGACGCTGGCGGGCGGCGACGAGATCCGCATCGGCCTGCTCCATTCCAACCCGAGCTTCGCCTATCTGAGCGCGTTTCTGGTCGGCAGTCTCGATCAGGCGAGCCGCAGCAACGTGCAGATCGTCGTCGAGAAATGCGACGACGACCGTAGCGAACAGTCCGCGATCGAGCATCTGCTGCGCGGACGAGTCGACGGCATCGTGCTGCCGCCCCCGCTCAGCGACTCGGCCTCGGTGCTGAGCGCGCTCGAGGCGACCGATCTCCCGGTGGTGGCCGTGGCGACCAGCCATGCGCCGGACTGGGCGATGTCGGTCAGCATCGACGATCGCCAGGCCGCCTATGACATGACTCGCCATCTTGGCGCGCTCGGCCATCACCGGATCGGCTTCATCACCGGCAACCCGAATTTGACCGCGAGCGCCGAGCGGCTCGAAGGTTATCGCGCCGCGCTCATCGACATGAAGCTGCCCGAAGCGCCCGAGTTGATCGCCGAGGGGCTGTTCACCTATCGCTCGGGCCTCGACGCCGCCGACCAGCTGCTCGAACTCACCGATCCGCCGTCGGCGATCTTCGCATCGAACGACGACATGGCGGCGGCGGCGGTGGCGATCGCGCACCGGCGCGGACTCGACGTGCCGGGCGATCTGACGGTGTGCGGGTTCGACGATACCGCGCTGGCGACGACGATCTGGCCCGAACTGACCACGATCCGCCAGCCCGTCATCGACATGTCGCGAATGGCGATCGACATGCTGGTGCGCGAAATCCGCGCGCGCAAGGCGAGCGAGGGGAACGTTTCGGGCGCGCATCTCGTCGCAGACTATGAGTTGATCCGGCGGCAGTCCGACGCTGCGCCGCGCCGCCGCCCGGCGGCCCGGCGCGGCGTGCGCGCGCACGAAACCCAGTAA